GATGCCGCAGCCAGGCATGAGGGGCTTGCCGTCACTGGCGGCCAAGCCGGAGGGCGGCATGCTCCGGGAGATTGAGGCCGGCCGCGCCCCGTCATGGGCATCTCGCTGGTTCTCGTCACGGAAGTTGACCTCCGTTCCTCGTTGCGCTGTCGTTCGTCCAGGGCCTTTCTCTCAACGGAGAGCAAAGTGCTCATAACGTCTGAAGAAACAATTGCTAGAATAAATCAATCGCTCTTTCTATTGATGATGATTGTACAATATATACCCTCCGAGGGGTTGCATCCAAGGGACGCGTCGGTTAGAGGAGACGGGACAAGAGACGCCACGGTGGCAGACTCTAACTGCCCGTCGGTTTACAAAGATAAGGAGATTATCCTTAATTAACCATAATTAATTATTCCCTAACACATGGGTGGCCGGGCACGCAACGTAAGTCAGAAGAAGCATGGGTGCACACTTGACGTATGCTCGCGAACCCTTTGACCCGACGGATTGGAACGGCTCGCCCCGGAGATCTGGGGATCGAGTCGCCGGCATAGTGGACTCATCGTCGTCGAGGCCGGCGCACGTTACGTCGCGAGGCCGCCGCGCGAGCAGATGGATGATGCGTAAGCCGGCATGGCTGATGCATGGCTGGAGGCACATGGATGGATCATGGATCACAAATTCATAACTGCTTCCATCTCTTTATTCATCATCATATGATTATGTATCATCGCCAGGAAGTTAACGCATGCATGGTTGCAATGCGCTGTTCCATGGATGAATGTACATGCATGTACGTGTCAACGTACGTGCCCGTTACACTTGGATGCCGcattacgtacgtacgtacgtacgagcAGTTTATTTAGGCTGAAGATGTAGGTATAGTATAAGCATAAGAGATAGCTAGTTAGAACTGGATGTTGTAGGCCGGCGACTTGTCCGGGTTGAAGAGCCCGAAGCTCCTCTCCGTGGCGTCCCCGGTCTTCTGGTTCTCGTTGAACATGGCGAAGATGTACGTCTCCAGCGCCTGCCGCTTCTTGGGCGTGCCCCCGCCGACGTGGTTGATCAGCCCCTGGTTGTACGTCCGCGCGTTGTCCGCCGACGCCGCGAACCCGCCGGCCGACGGCCACCCGCTCTCGGAAATCACCACCTTCACGCCCGGCGCGCCGGCCTTCTCCAGCGCCGCATACACGGCGTCCACCATCGCGTCGAACAGGGATGTGTAGGTCAGCCCGTTGTTCTGGTCACGCACGGTGGTGCCCGGCTGGAACGTGGCGTAGTTCAGGCTGATGTCCCGCGGGTTATCGCGGTACGCGAAGTAGGGGTACACGTTGGCGAGCAGCGGCGCGCCGGTGCTCGCCAGGAGCCGGGCCACGTCCGTCATGTACGACTGCGCGAACACGCCGGCGGAGGGCGGGAAGGAGTTGGCCACCGCGTCGAACCGGATCGAGGTGGACACCTTGATGGCGCTGAGACCGGCGGCGGAGAGGACCGCGTTGAGGTTGCGCATGGCCGGGACGATGCTCTGCGTGTCGCCACCCTGCACCTCGTTGCCGGCGGCGATGTACTTGATGTTGACAGCCGGGTAGTATGGCCGGACATTGTTCTGGACCCAGGACGCCGCGTTGGAGGTGCTGGCGGCGATGTTGGAGA
The Triticum dicoccoides isolate Atlit2015 ecotype Zavitan chromosome 3A, WEW_v2.0, whole genome shotgun sequence genome window above contains:
- the LOC119270423 gene encoding glucan endo-1,3-beta-glucosidase GII-like, whose protein sequence is MAGKDVASMFAVALFIGAFAAVPMSVQSIGVCYGVIGNNLPSRSDVVQLYRSKGINGMRIYFADGQALSALRNSGIGLILDIGNDQLSNIAASTSNAASWVQNNVRPYYPAVNIKYIAAGNEVQGGDTQSIVPAMRNLNAVLSAAGLSAIKVSTSIRFDAVANSFPPSAGVFAQSYMTDVARLLASTGAPLLANVYPYFAYRDNPRDISLNYATFQPGTTVRDQNNGLTYTSLFDAMVDAVYAALEKAGAPGVKVVISESGWPSAGGFAASADNARTYNQGLINHVGGGTPKKRQALETYIFAMFNENQKTGDATERSFGLFNPDKSPAYNIQF